A window of the Aeromicrobium phoceense genome harbors these coding sequences:
- the cydB gene encoding cytochrome d ubiquinol oxidase subunit II, whose product MELTTVWFILIAFLFVGYFVLEGFDFGVGMLVGLLAKDEKERRVLVNTIGPVWDGNEVWLIVGGGAMFAAFPEWYATLFSGFYLPLFLILIALIVRGVAFEYRGLRDQQEWRDRWDWAIIIGSFVPALLWGVAFANIVRGVPINESHEYVGGFFNLLNPYALLGGLLTTSVFLVHGAFFVALKTVGDIRVRAHAFAQRLGAVVAVLAVAFIGWTAARDGDLAVWVIGGVAALAFLGGLAASMRDRDGWAFVGTAVAIAGVVAMLFVALFPDVMPSTLDPAFSLTTENASSTPYTLKIMTWVAVAFTPIVLMYQAWSYWVFRKRIGVQHIPA is encoded by the coding sequence ATGGAACTCACCACCGTCTGGTTCATCCTGATCGCCTTCCTGTTCGTCGGGTACTTCGTGCTCGAGGGCTTCGACTTCGGCGTGGGCATGCTCGTCGGCCTGCTGGCCAAGGACGAGAAGGAGCGTCGCGTCCTCGTCAACACCATCGGTCCGGTCTGGGACGGCAACGAGGTGTGGCTCATCGTCGGCGGCGGCGCGATGTTCGCCGCCTTCCCCGAGTGGTACGCCACCTTGTTCAGCGGCTTCTACCTGCCGCTGTTCCTCATCCTCATCGCCCTGATCGTCCGCGGCGTCGCGTTCGAGTACCGCGGCCTGCGCGACCAGCAGGAGTGGCGCGACCGCTGGGACTGGGCGATCATCATCGGCTCGTTCGTCCCGGCCCTGCTGTGGGGCGTGGCGTTCGCGAACATCGTCCGCGGCGTCCCGATCAACGAGTCCCACGAGTACGTCGGCGGGTTCTTCAACCTGCTCAACCCGTACGCACTGCTGGGCGGCCTGCTGACGACGTCGGTCTTCCTCGTGCACGGAGCGTTCTTCGTCGCGCTCAAGACCGTCGGCGACATCCGCGTCCGGGCGCACGCGTTCGCGCAGCGGCTCGGTGCCGTCGTCGCGGTGCTTGCGGTGGCGTTCATCGGCTGGACCGCAGCTCGGGACGGCGACCTCGCCGTCTGGGTGATCGGCGGCGTGGCGGCTCTCGCGTTCCTCGGTGGCCTCGCCGCCAGCATGCGCGACCGCGACGGCTGGGCCTTCGTCGGCACGGCCGTGGCGATCGCCGGCGTCGTGGCGATGCTGTTCGTCGCGCTGTTCCCCGACGTGATGCCCTCGACGCTCGACCCGGCGTTCAGCCTGACCACCGAGAACGCGTCGTCGACGCCCTACACGCTCAAGATCATGACCTGGGTCGCGGTGGCGTTCACGCCCATCGTGCTGATGTACCAGGCGTGGTCGTACTGGGTGTTCCGCAAGCGCATCGGCGTGCAGCACATCCCGGCGTGA
- a CDS encoding cytochrome ubiquinol oxidase subunit I has protein sequence MDSALELARWQFGITTVYHFLFVPMTISMAFLVAIMQTAWWRTGNEKWLRLTRMFGKLFLINFAMGVVTGIVQEFQFGMNWSSYSRFVGDIFGAPLAIEGLLAFFLESTFLGLWIFGWDRLKPGLHLMTIWIAAFGTALSAYFILAANSFMQNPVGFTMNEERGRAELNDFMAVLTNKVALITLPHTLFAAFMVGGGFVAAVAVWHLIRRPDRDADAFRSAAKLGAVTLLIAGIGVVITGDIQGKVMTEVQPMKMAAAEALYEDADECAPFSVFTVGTLDGSKPLFSVEIPCLLSQLATGGFGGEVRGINSLNEEYAETYADSGITDFSPNIPVTYWSFRLMMGLGFVAMAASAWILWALRRGRVPTPGARTTRWLLWTAMVLPLMPLFANSFGWIFTEMGRQPWVVFGLMPTEAGVSPSVSAAQVWTSMLGFTLLYGALAVVEVKLLLRFIDKGLPEANPPSAPDDDSDAPLAFAY, from the coding sequence GTGGACTCAGCACTCGAGCTCGCCCGGTGGCAGTTCGGCATCACGACCGTCTACCACTTCCTGTTCGTGCCGATGACGATCAGCATGGCGTTCCTGGTGGCGATCATGCAGACGGCGTGGTGGCGCACCGGGAACGAGAAGTGGCTCCGCCTGACCCGGATGTTCGGCAAGCTCTTCCTCATCAACTTCGCCATGGGCGTCGTCACCGGCATCGTGCAGGAGTTCCAGTTCGGCATGAACTGGAGCAGCTACAGCCGCTTCGTCGGCGACATCTTCGGCGCCCCGCTCGCGATCGAGGGCCTGCTGGCCTTCTTCCTGGAGTCGACGTTCCTGGGGCTGTGGATCTTCGGCTGGGACCGGCTCAAGCCCGGCCTGCACCTGATGACCATCTGGATCGCTGCGTTCGGAACGGCGCTCTCGGCCTACTTCATCCTCGCGGCCAACTCGTTCATGCAGAACCCCGTGGGCTTCACCATGAACGAGGAGCGCGGCCGCGCCGAGCTGAACGACTTCATGGCGGTGCTGACCAACAAGGTCGCCCTCATCACGCTGCCGCACACCCTGTTCGCGGCCTTCATGGTCGGCGGCGGGTTCGTGGCCGCGGTTGCGGTGTGGCACCTCATCCGCCGCCCCGACCGGGACGCCGACGCGTTCCGCAGCGCGGCGAAGCTCGGCGCCGTGACGCTGCTCATCGCGGGCATCGGCGTCGTCATCACCGGCGACATCCAGGGCAAGGTCATGACCGAGGTCCAGCCGATGAAGATGGCGGCCGCAGAGGCGCTCTACGAGGACGCCGACGAGTGCGCGCCGTTCTCCGTGTTCACCGTCGGCACGCTCGACGGCTCCAAGCCGCTCTTCAGCGTCGAGATCCCGTGCCTGCTGTCGCAGCTGGCCACGGGCGGCTTCGGCGGCGAGGTGCGCGGCATCAACTCGCTCAACGAGGAGTACGCCGAGACGTACGCCGACTCCGGGATCACCGACTTCTCGCCAAACATCCCGGTCACCTACTGGAGCTTCCGCCTCATGATGGGCCTCGGGTTCGTGGCGATGGCGGCGAGCGCCTGGATCCTGTGGGCCCTGCGCCGAGGCCGTGTCCCGACGCCCGGTGCACGCACGACCCGCTGGCTGCTGTGGACCGCCATGGTCCTTCCCCTCATGCCGCTGTTCGCGAACTCGTTCGGCTGGATCTTCACCGAGATGGGGCGCCAGCCCTGGGTGGTCTTCGGCCTGATGCCCACCGAGGCGGGCGTCTCGCCGTCGGTCTCGGCCGCGCAGGTGTGGACCTCGATGCTCGGCTTCACGCTGCTGTACGGCGCGCTGGCGGTCGTCGAGGTCAAGCTGCTGCTGCGGTTCATCGACAAGGGCCTGCCCGAGGCCAATCCGCCCTCCGCCCCCGACGACGACTCCGACGCCCCGCTGGCGTTCGCGTACTGA
- the cydC gene encoding thiol reductant ABC exporter subunit CydC, which produces MSRTYSRRARLGTGLAMGVAAQLAAVGLLLASAWLIVRAAEQPPVLYLMVAIVSVRFFGISRSVLRYVERLLTHDVALADAVEQRVATYTDLDRAAPAGLGDLRRGDLVSRVVADVARMQDRLLRLRIPWWIGLAATAVVVVVVALIDAPSGLVITAGVAVAALSLRWLVARAGSRRSGRAEAQGRLSAEVAAAAVAARELVAFGAADEARATASTATGDAESAQSGGASVAGIGSAVVLAVAGLTVAVLAALSGGLDPVLVGVVLLAPIALVEPWDGWSEAERLRPEVTAAAARLAALADLGAPVEDPADPRPLPDGNDLVVEDVRVGWDTPVTTPISFKVPEGAAMAVTGPSGVGKSTLGYALLRLLPTWHGTVSLGGVPTTELSAAEVRRRIGYLGQDDAVFDTSIRENLRIADPEADDERLRAALASAGLLVSVDAMPQGLDTPVGEHGGRLSGGERQRLCLARLLLADHRVLVLDEPTEHLDAPTAAALMDDVLALAGPGGRSLVVISHSPAVLARFDDVVRLSRVDP; this is translated from the coding sequence ATGAGCCGCACCTACTCGCGCCGCGCGCGCCTGGGCACGGGACTGGCCATGGGCGTCGCCGCCCAGCTGGCCGCGGTCGGCCTGCTGCTGGCCTCCGCGTGGCTCATCGTCCGGGCCGCCGAGCAGCCGCCCGTGCTCTACCTCATGGTCGCGATCGTCTCGGTGCGCTTCTTCGGGATCTCCCGGTCGGTGCTGCGCTACGTGGAGCGGCTGCTGACGCACGACGTCGCCCTCGCCGACGCGGTGGAGCAACGCGTCGCCACCTACACCGACCTCGACCGCGCGGCGCCCGCCGGACTGGGCGATCTGCGCCGCGGCGACCTCGTCAGCCGGGTCGTCGCCGACGTCGCCCGGATGCAGGACCGGCTGCTGCGGCTGCGCATCCCGTGGTGGATCGGGCTGGCGGCCACGGCCGTCGTCGTGGTGGTCGTCGCGCTGATCGACGCGCCGTCAGGCCTGGTCATCACCGCCGGCGTGGCGGTGGCGGCGCTGTCGCTGCGGTGGCTCGTCGCACGCGCCGGCAGTCGGCGCAGCGGCCGGGCCGAAGCACAGGGACGTCTGTCGGCCGAGGTCGCCGCCGCGGCCGTCGCCGCGCGCGAGCTCGTCGCCTTCGGTGCCGCCGACGAGGCCCGGGCGACCGCCTCGACCGCCACCGGCGACGCCGAGTCGGCCCAGTCCGGCGGCGCGAGCGTCGCCGGCATCGGGTCGGCCGTCGTCCTGGCCGTCGCCGGGCTCACGGTCGCCGTCCTGGCCGCCCTGTCCGGCGGCCTCGACCCGGTCCTCGTCGGCGTGGTCCTGCTGGCGCCGATCGCCCTGGTCGAGCCGTGGGACGGCTGGTCGGAGGCCGAGCGACTGCGGCCCGAGGTCACGGCCGCGGCGGCGCGACTCGCTGCCCTGGCGGATCTGGGCGCGCCGGTCGAGGACCCCGCCGATCCGCGCCCGCTGCCGGACGGCAACGACCTCGTGGTCGAGGACGTCCGCGTCGGCTGGGACACCCCCGTGACGACACCGATCTCGTTCAAGGTGCCCGAGGGTGCCGCGATGGCGGTCACCGGTCCCAGCGGTGTCGGCAAGTCCACGCTCGGCTACGCGCTGCTGCGGCTGCTGCCGACGTGGCACGGCACCGTCTCGCTCGGTGGAGTGCCCACGACCGAGCTGTCCGCCGCCGAGGTCCGTCGCCGCATCGGCTACCTCGGCCAGGACGACGCCGTGTTCGACACCTCGATCCGCGAGAACCTGCGGATCGCCGATCCGGAGGCCGACGACGAGCGACTGCGCGCCGCGCTCGCGTCCGCCGGGCTGCTCGTGTCGGTCGACGCCATGCCGCAGGGCCTCGACACCCCGGTCGGCGAGCACGGCGGCCGGCTCTCCGGCGGCGAGCGCCAGCGACTGTGCCTGGCGCGGCTGCTGCTCGCCGACCACCGCGTGCTGGTGCTGGACGAGCCGACCGAGCACCTCGACGCGCCGACGGCAGCGGCACTGATGGACGACGTCCTCGCCCTGGCGGGTCCCGGAGGGCGCAGCCTCGTCGTCATCTCGCACAGCCCGGCCGTGCTGGCCCGGTTCGACGACGTCGTCCGCTTGTCTAGGGTGGACCCGTGA
- the nagA gene encoding N-acetylglucosamine-6-phosphate deacetylase — protein MGHLISAEAVVDVRVDLEPGWVEIADGTIVASGTGAPPRPADEHHDGILAPGLVDAQINGAYGADFAAATADEWDRIVDGLATTGVTAIAPTFITAPVESLVEQLRDFRGQRARLAGRPGATRLLGAHVEGPFISAACKGAHDEAFLVDPTPERVDALIEAGGADLGYVTLAPERAGALEAIERLVRAGVRVSIGHSDADDATATRAVDAGATLVTHLYNAQRGLGHRDGGVVGVALTDARLTPGLIADLHHVDPIALRVAFASAAGRIMLVTDDLSTFGMPPGRYELGGAAVVIDEDQPARREDGTIAGAAVRLDACIAHVVRAAGVDVATAIRAASTVPAVALGAPELGTLAPGTPADLVVLDAAELRVTHTWIAGRRPG, from the coding sequence GTGGGACACCTGATCAGCGCCGAGGCGGTCGTCGACGTCCGGGTCGACCTCGAGCCGGGCTGGGTCGAGATCGCCGACGGCACGATCGTGGCCTCCGGCACGGGCGCGCCGCCGCGGCCGGCCGACGAGCACCACGACGGCATCCTGGCGCCGGGACTCGTCGACGCCCAGATCAACGGCGCCTACGGGGCGGACTTCGCCGCCGCCACTGCCGACGAGTGGGACCGGATCGTCGACGGCCTCGCCACGACGGGCGTCACCGCGATCGCGCCGACCTTCATCACCGCGCCCGTCGAGTCCCTCGTCGAGCAGCTGCGGGACTTCCGCGGCCAGCGGGCCCGGCTCGCCGGCCGGCCCGGTGCGACGCGCCTGCTCGGCGCGCACGTCGAGGGCCCGTTCATCTCGGCCGCCTGCAAGGGTGCGCACGACGAGGCATTCCTCGTCGACCCCACGCCCGAGCGCGTCGACGCGCTGATCGAGGCCGGGGGAGCGGACCTGGGCTACGTGACGCTCGCCCCCGAGCGTGCCGGTGCCCTCGAGGCGATCGAGCGGCTCGTCCGTGCGGGGGTCCGGGTCAGCATCGGGCACAGCGACGCCGACGATGCGACGGCGACCCGCGCCGTCGACGCCGGCGCGACCCTCGTGACCCACCTCTACAACGCCCAGCGCGGTCTCGGGCACCGCGACGGCGGCGTGGTCGGCGTCGCGCTGACCGACGCCCGCCTGACTCCCGGACTGATCGCCGACCTGCACCACGTCGACCCGATCGCGCTGCGGGTCGCGTTCGCCAGCGCCGCGGGCCGCATCATGCTCGTCACCGACGACCTGTCGACGTTCGGGATGCCTCCGGGCCGGTACGAGCTCGGTGGCGCCGCGGTCGTCATCGACGAGGACCAGCCGGCGCGCCGCGAGGACGGCACGATCGCCGGGGCCGCGGTGCGCCTCGACGCCTGCATCGCCCACGTCGTCCGGGCCGCCGGGGTCGACGTCGCCACGGCGATCCGGGCGGCCAGCACGGTGCCCGCCGTCGCCCTCGGCGCGCCCGAGCTCGGCACTCTCGCACCCGGGACGCCCGCCGATCTCGTCGTGCTGGACGCCGCCGAGCTGCGCGTCACGCACACGTGGATCGCAGGCAGGCGCCCCGGTTGA
- the cydD gene encoding thiol reductant ABC exporter subunit CydD yields MRPLDPRLVRRSATVRTHLVWSVVLGVVTALLIIGVSWCVAEVVARRFTGDEVLLLPLAIAAAFGLRAVIAWAHGVVSERAAIRVKAELRSEVVDDLLDPRRVGPRPGSGRLVALLGPGMDAFDGYVGRFLPQLALAAIVPAAVIAVIAWTDLLSAVIIVVTLPLIGLFMWLVGMLTRDRVERRWAAMERLARHFTDVLDGLVVLKVFGRRQERGIREVGDRHRVETMRALRLAFLSSLVLELISTISVALVAVSVGLRVVEGHLDLRDAMFVLLLAPEAYLPVRRVGMMFHDSTEGATATAELLDLLDHDRHEGTVAPPAGPSTITVSGARLTHPGRSALSLAVDELRVEPGEFLAVVGRSGGGKSTLLDVLLGFERLDAGSVTVGDTALADLDIAAWRESVAWVPQTPHLVAGTLGENVALGQRGASAEEIAAAAGDAGLDLSLGRVVREGTTDLSAGERRRVAVARALLRIRRTDAWLVLLDEPTAGLDAHHEATVLTALRESGATVLVVTHRPETVAAADRVVEVAA; encoded by the coding sequence GTGAGACCCCTCGATCCGCGGCTCGTCCGCCGCTCGGCCACCGTCCGCACCCACCTGGTGTGGTCGGTGGTCCTGGGTGTCGTCACGGCGCTGCTCATCATCGGCGTGTCCTGGTGCGTCGCCGAGGTCGTCGCCCGCCGGTTCACCGGCGACGAGGTCCTGCTGCTCCCGCTCGCGATCGCCGCGGCCTTCGGGCTGCGGGCGGTGATCGCGTGGGCGCACGGTGTCGTCAGCGAGCGGGCCGCCATCCGGGTGAAGGCCGAGCTGCGGTCCGAGGTCGTGGACGACCTGCTCGACCCGCGCCGCGTCGGTCCGCGGCCCGGGAGCGGCCGCCTCGTGGCGTTGCTCGGCCCCGGGATGGACGCGTTCGACGGATACGTCGGGCGGTTCCTGCCACAGCTCGCGCTCGCGGCGATCGTGCCGGCCGCCGTGATCGCCGTGATCGCGTGGACCGACCTGCTGTCGGCAGTGATCATCGTGGTCACGCTGCCGCTCATCGGCCTCTTCATGTGGCTCGTCGGCATGCTGACGCGCGACCGGGTGGAGCGCCGCTGGGCCGCCATGGAGCGCCTGGCCCGGCACTTCACCGACGTGCTCGACGGCCTCGTCGTGCTGAAGGTCTTCGGACGGCGCCAGGAGCGTGGGATCCGCGAGGTCGGCGACCGGCACCGGGTCGAGACGATGCGCGCCCTGCGGCTGGCCTTCCTGTCCTCGCTGGTGCTCGAGCTGATCTCGACGATCTCGGTGGCCCTCGTGGCCGTGAGTGTCGGCCTGCGCGTCGTCGAGGGTCATCTCGACCTGCGCGACGCGATGTTCGTCCTGCTGCTGGCGCCCGAGGCGTACCTGCCGGTGCGCCGGGTCGGGATGATGTTCCACGACAGCACCGAGGGCGCCACGGCCACCGCCGAGCTGCTCGACCTGCTCGACCACGACCGCCACGAGGGGACCGTCGCGCCGCCGGCCGGGCCGTCGACCATCACGGTGAGCGGCGCGCGACTGACGCATCCCGGCCGCAGCGCGCTGTCGCTGGCCGTCGACGAGCTGCGGGTCGAGCCGGGGGAGTTCCTCGCGGTCGTCGGCCGCTCCGGTGGTGGGAAGTCCACCCTGCTCGACGTCCTGCTCGGCTTCGAGCGGCTGGACGCCGGATCGGTCACCGTCGGCGACACCGCGCTGGCCGACCTCGACATCGCCGCCTGGCGGGAGTCGGTGGCCTGGGTGCCGCAGACGCCGCACCTCGTGGCCGGCACCCTCGGCGAGAACGTCGCGCTGGGCCAGCGAGGCGCGAGCGCCGAGGAGATCGCCGCGGCCGCCGGCGACGCAGGGCTGGACCTCTCCCTGGGACGGGTCGTGCGCGAGGGCACGACCGACCTGTCGGCGGGGGAGCGACGCCGCGTGGCGGTGGCGCGGGCCCTGCTGCGGATCCGGCGAACGGACGCCTGGCTCGTGCTGCTGGACGAGCCCACCGCGGGCCTCGACGCCCACCACGAGGCCACGGTGCTGACCGCCCTGCGCGAGTCGGGCGCCACGGTGCTGGTCGTCACGCACCGGCCCGAGACCGTGGCCGCGGCCGATCGGGTCGTCGAGGTGGCCGCATGA
- a CDS encoding acyl-CoA thioesterase, producing MSRPGATFTITTRWEDEDVYGHVNNVKYYSYFDTAVNGYLIRETGTDIRRLPAYGIVAESSCRFLRELKFPLDVVAGLTVTKLGNSSVVYEISLYQDDDPEPAAIGRFVHVYVTGEDRKVTPIPDVIRTVLEPLAV from the coding sequence ATGAGCCGTCCCGGAGCCACGTTCACCATCACCACCCGGTGGGAGGACGAGGACGTCTACGGTCACGTCAACAACGTGAAGTACTACTCCTACTTCGACACCGCCGTGAACGGCTACCTCATCCGCGAGACCGGCACCGACATCCGCCGCCTCCCGGCCTACGGGATCGTCGCGGAGTCCTCGTGCCGCTTCCTGCGCGAGCTCAAGTTCCCGCTCGACGTCGTGGCGGGCCTGACGGTCACGAAGCTGGGCAACTCCAGCGTCGTCTACGAGATCAGCCTGTACCAGGACGACGACCCCGAACCGGCCGCGATCGGCCGGTTCGTGCACGTCTACGTGACGGGGGAGGACCGCAAGGTCACCCCGATTCCGGACGTCATCCGCACGGTGCTGGAGCCCCTCGCGGTCTGA
- the smc gene encoding chromosome segregation protein SMC, whose product MYLKTLTLRGFKSFASSTTLALEPGITAVVGPNGSGKSNVVDALSWVMGEQGAKTLRGGKMEDVIFAGTAGRAPLGRAEVVLTIDNSDGALPIEYAEVTISRTMFRSGGSEYAINGNTCRLLDVQELLSDSGIGREMHVIVGQGQLDSVLRATPEERRGFVEEAAGVLKHRKRKEKALRKLDATQDNLTRLNDVLTELRRQLKPLGRQAEVARRAAGIQATVRDARARLLADDIVAARTTIETELADEHALRARREEVEKALAEARRIETELEQALATDAPLLARAQETVYALGSLRERFHGTANVARDRIRLAADASSDRVDGRDPEELEADARRAQERLVELEADVATAAEALQGAIAARGEAEEAYSTEERRIAGLLRAAADRREGLARLHGQVNGLKSRAAAAGEEIGRLTAARAEARQRAEESQREFSALESTIAGLSAGESGLDEELEGAEEALATAEAAVTELTSRRDELERRLATATARKEALELGLNRKDGSGALLAASDRLNGVLGSVAALITVRGGHEAAVGAALGTAADAVAVDRVDSAIDALHLLREEDLGRAGLLLGSGQVSTDGWPALPDGAVYAESLVEAPAELRGSLRRLLHKVAVVETLAAAKRLVADLPDVTAVTADGDRIGAHFAEGGSTSSPSLIEVTAAIDEAAETIERTGHELEALRFETERATTTAEAANDRVDAALARLHESDASMSAVAEKLAQLGTTSRSAAAEAERLQTAIAAAEEARDRDVAGLSELEERLTAAEDAPDVEPDTAELERLAEAASAARRAETDGRLALRTAEERAKALGAQVASLLEAAEAEREARERARVRAERRRREAETATAVLQAAETALQHLEQSYADATRTRVEIEHSRSEREQRLKEARSTVRGLSSDLEGLTDSVHKDEMARAQLRLRLEALQERALEELGVEADTLVAEYGPDQMVLPIDGEGEPIPFERTEQAKRLKTAERELAMLGKVNPLALEEFSALEERHQFLSEQLDDLRKTREDLLEIVADVDAKVEQVFTEAWADVEREFNDVFSRLFPGGEGRLILTDPSDMLATGIDVEARPPGKKVKRLSLLSGGERSLVAVAFLVALFKARPSPFYILDEVEAALDDTNLGRLLEIYEELRANSQLIVITHQKRTMEVCDALYGVTMRGDGVSAVISQRLREEESA is encoded by the coding sequence GTGTATCTGAAGACCCTCACGCTGCGGGGATTCAAGTCCTTCGCGTCGTCCACGACGCTGGCCCTCGAACCCGGCATCACGGCAGTCGTCGGCCCCAACGGGTCCGGCAAGTCCAATGTCGTCGACGCCTTGTCGTGGGTGATGGGCGAGCAGGGCGCCAAGACGCTGCGTGGCGGCAAGATGGAGGACGTCATCTTCGCCGGCACCGCCGGCCGCGCGCCCCTCGGGCGCGCCGAGGTCGTCCTGACCATCGACAACTCCGACGGCGCCCTGCCGATCGAGTACGCCGAGGTCACGATCAGCCGCACGATGTTCCGCAGCGGCGGGTCCGAGTACGCGATCAACGGCAACACGTGCCGCCTGCTCGACGTCCAGGAGCTGCTGAGCGACTCCGGCATCGGCCGCGAGATGCACGTCATCGTCGGTCAGGGCCAGCTCGACTCGGTGCTGCGCGCCACCCCCGAGGAGCGCCGCGGCTTCGTCGAGGAGGCGGCGGGCGTCCTGAAGCACCGCAAGCGCAAGGAGAAGGCGCTCCGCAAGCTCGACGCCACGCAGGACAACCTGACCCGGCTGAACGACGTGCTCACCGAGCTGCGCCGCCAGCTCAAGCCGCTGGGCCGCCAGGCCGAGGTCGCCCGCCGGGCCGCCGGCATCCAGGCCACCGTCCGCGACGCGCGCGCCCGCCTGCTCGCCGACGACATCGTCGCCGCGCGGACCACGATCGAGACCGAGCTGGCCGACGAGCACGCGCTGCGCGCCCGTCGCGAGGAGGTCGAGAAGGCCCTCGCCGAGGCCCGGCGCATCGAGACCGAGCTCGAGCAGGCCCTCGCCACCGACGCGCCCCTGCTCGCCCGCGCCCAGGAGACGGTCTACGCCCTCGGCAGCCTGCGCGAGCGGTTCCACGGCACGGCCAACGTCGCCCGTGACCGGATCCGGCTCGCCGCCGACGCCTCGTCCGACCGCGTCGACGGTCGCGACCCCGAGGAGCTGGAGGCCGACGCCCGGCGTGCCCAGGAGCGTCTCGTCGAGCTCGAGGCCGACGTCGCCACCGCCGCGGAGGCCCTCCAGGGAGCCATCGCCGCGCGCGGGGAGGCCGAGGAGGCCTACTCCACCGAGGAGCGCCGGATCGCCGGCCTGCTGCGCGCCGCCGCCGACCGCCGCGAGGGGCTGGCCCGCCTGCACGGCCAGGTCAACGGGCTCAAGAGCCGCGCCGCTGCCGCGGGCGAGGAGATCGGCCGCCTGACGGCCGCCCGCGCCGAGGCGCGCCAGCGCGCCGAGGAGTCGCAGCGCGAGTTCAGCGCGCTCGAGAGCACGATCGCCGGACTGAGCGCCGGGGAGTCCGGCCTCGACGAGGAGCTGGAGGGCGCCGAGGAGGCCCTGGCCACCGCCGAGGCCGCCGTCACCGAGCTCACGTCCAGACGCGACGAGCTGGAGCGCCGCCTGGCCACCGCCACGGCGCGCAAGGAGGCCCTCGAGCTGGGCCTGAACCGCAAGGACGGCTCGGGTGCCCTGCTCGCGGCCTCCGACCGGCTCAACGGCGTGCTCGGCTCCGTCGCCGCCCTGATCACCGTCCGTGGGGGCCACGAGGCGGCCGTCGGCGCTGCCCTCGGAACCGCCGCGGACGCCGTGGCCGTCGACCGGGTCGACAGCGCGATCGACGCGCTGCACCTGCTGCGCGAGGAGGACCTCGGCCGCGCTGGCCTGCTGCTGGGCTCGGGCCAGGTGTCCACCGACGGCTGGCCCGCTCTGCCGGACGGCGCCGTCTACGCCGAGTCGCTCGTGGAGGCGCCCGCCGAGCTGCGCGGATCCCTGCGCCGCCTGCTGCACAAGGTCGCGGTTGTCGAGACGCTCGCCGCGGCGAAGCGCCTCGTCGCCGACCTGCCCGACGTCACGGCCGTCACCGCCGACGGCGACCGCATCGGCGCCCACTTCGCCGAGGGCGGCTCCACCAGCTCGCCCAGCCTGATCGAGGTCACGGCCGCGATCGACGAGGCGGCCGAGACGATCGAGCGCACCGGCCACGAGCTGGAGGCGCTGCGCTTCGAGACCGAGCGCGCGACCACCACCGCCGAGGCCGCGAACGACCGGGTCGACGCCGCGCTGGCCCGCCTGCACGAGTCGGACGCGTCGATGTCCGCCGTCGCCGAGAAGCTGGCCCAGCTGGGCACCACCAGCAGGTCCGCTGCCGCCGAGGCCGAGCGCCTCCAGACCGCCATCGCCGCCGCCGAGGAGGCCCGCGACCGTGACGTCGCCGGGCTGTCCGAGCTGGAGGAGCGGCTGACGGCCGCGGAGGACGCACCCGACGTCGAGCCCGACACGGCCGAGCTGGAGCGGCTCGCCGAGGCGGCGTCGGCCGCCCGTCGCGCCGAGACCGACGGCCGGCTCGCGCTGCGCACCGCCGAGGAGCGCGCCAAGGCCCTCGGCGCCCAGGTCGCGTCGCTGCTGGAGGCCGCCGAGGCCGAGCGTGAGGCCCGCGAGCGGGCCCGGGTGCGCGCCGAGCGGCGTCGCCGCGAGGCCGAGACGGCCACGGCCGTGCTGCAGGCCGCCGAGACCGCCCTGCAGCACCTCGAGCAGTCGTACGCCGACGCCACCCGCACCCGGGTGGAGATCGAGCACTCGCGGTCCGAGCGCGAGCAGCGGCTCAAGGAGGCCCGCTCCACCGTCCGTGGCCTGTCGTCCGACCTCGAGGGCCTGACCGACTCGGTGCACAAGGACGAGATGGCCCGCGCCCAGCTGCGGCTGCGGCTCGAGGCCCTGCAGGAGCGCGCTCTGGAGGAGCTCGGCGTCGAGGCCGACACGCTCGTGGCCGAGTACGGTCCCGACCAGATGGTGCTGCCGATCGATGGCGAGGGTGAGCCCATCCCGTTCGAGCGCACCGAGCAGGCCAAGCGCCTCAAGACGGCCGAGCGTGAGCTGGCGATGCTCGGCAAGGTCAACCCGCTCGCGCTGGAGGAGTTCTCCGCCCTGGAGGAGCGTCACCAGTTCCTCTCCGAGCAGCTGGACGACCTGCGCAAGACCCGCGAGGACCTCCTCGAGATCGTCGCCGACGTCGACGCCAAGGTCGAGCAGGTGTTCACCGAGGCCTGGGCCGACGTCGAGCGGGAGTTCAACGACGTCTTCTCCCGCCTGTTCCCCGGTGGCGAGGGCCGCCTGATCCTCACCGATCCGTCCGACATGCTGGCGACCGGCATCGACGTGGAGGCCCGGCCCCCGGGCAAGAAGGTCAAGCGGCTGTCGCTGCTCTCCGGTGGCGAGCGGTCGCTGGTGGCCGTCGCGTTCCTGGTCGCGCTGTTCAAGGCGCGTCCCAGCCCGTTCTACATCCTCGACGAGGTCGAGGCGGCGCTCGACGACACGAACCTCGGCCGCCTGCTGGAGATCTACGAGGAGCTGCGCGCCAACTCCCAGCTCATCGTGATCACGCACCAGAAGCGCACGATGGAGGTCTGCGACGCCCTGTACGGCGTGACGATGCGCGGCGACGGCGTCTCGGCCGTGATCAGCCAGCGTCTGCGCGAGGAGGAGTCGGCATGA